Within Micromonospora narathiwatensis, the genomic segment CAAACCGCCACACCGGCTCCTCCACCTGCACCGCACCGTCGGCGTCGTACCGTTCCGGCAGGCCGCGCCCCACACCGGCGGGCAGTCGCCGGTCCACAGCGATCAGCCCCGGGCCGCCCTTGCCCCGGTCGGTCACCTGGTACGTCGCCGTGTGGTAGGGGTACCGGCAGCGCACCATCTGTCCCCGCACGTCCATCGGCCATCCGCACACCCGGCAGGGCCACCACCACCGGCGTTCACCGCAGCGATACGACTGCCCCTCGGTCACCGGCACGTAGCGTGCCACCCTGTTCGCCTGCCGCCGGTTGCACTCCTCGGCCAGCAAATGCTCCCGACCGGCGGGGCACTCGACCAGGAACTGCCGGGCCGTGCGGTACGCGGCCTCATCCGCGGTGCCGATAAGCCTCGCAAAAAGCTCGTTCTCGACATCGTTCGCCCGCATCCACGACCACGACGGCAGCCAGTCCCGCCCCGGGTCGAGCCCGCTGATCACCTCACGGACATAGTCTGACCCGATCTCGTACGCGGCGTCGGCCAGCACGTCGCCACCGTCAAGCAGCACTACCTCGTCAACGCCGATACCGTAACGGCCATCGTCGCCATCTTGGATCGGGGGCAATAGCGCGCCCAGCGGCCGGCGAAGGCAACGCACCAGGTCCAGTGGCGCCACCGGCCCCCGGCCGGGGCCCAGCTCAAACATCACGACACCGGTCATCCGCGCGACCTCATCGAACGCCCGCAGCTCACGGTCGCGCACCGACCAGGCGTACGCGGCCCGTAAGGCGGCCGAGGTGATCCGGGCACGACGATCAAGCACGCTTGTGTCGGGCCCACCCCGCATTGTCACTTCGAGTCCGCCCCTTCCTGGCGATCGACCACAAGAAGACTCGCCTCTGTGCGTCGGTCACGACGCACAACCTGTCCGTCAACACCGGTGGCGCTCGCCGTCGCGGCGACCGAACACTGCCGGGCGAATTCATCGCGTAACTGGTGCAGCGGCAATCTCGCGCCCAGCAACCCGAAAAACTCATCGACCTTCCAGGACGCCAACCAGCCGACTCGCGACATGTAGAACGCCATTTCGTCGAAGCGATACTCGTCGTCGTAGTCGAGCAGCACGTACCCCGCCAGCTGCCAGATCGCCTGGTCCGTGAGCACCTCCGGGCGCGACACCGACTTGATCTCCATCAAACGCCTACCGATGACCAGATCCGCGTCGGCACCCCCAACATCTGCACTGCCCGCGAACGTCGGCGCAGCCTGGCAGACGGCCACCTCCGCAGCGCTGCGCAGCTGTCCGAGAGCGCGCTCGGCCAGCATCACCTGCACCTGCAAATCCATAACCACGTACTCCGGAACGCACCCCAGCAACGCGTCCAAGTCGCCGTCATCCACCATGTCAGCCAGAGGCGACCCAGGGGCGATCGCACCATCCCGGAAGACCCGATCAAACCAGGCCAGAGCGAAACACATCCGGTCCAGGCGTGCCTCCGCCTCTCGCTCCAGCAGCCAGCGGCGCCCTCGGATGTGCGGCCCGAAGGTACGCAGGTGCTCCACGTACGCGTCGACCAGCGCCTCACCGACGCACCGCGGACCCGGCCCGCCGATCACGCCGGCCAAGGCCACGCCCGCAACTGCCGACGGCGGCGCCTGCGGCGCCACGAACGCACAGCGAAGGCGGAAATCCACCGCCACGCCCAGCAGATCCCACCGCACGACGGTCCGACCCGCCGCCACCGGCCGCTGCACCCGCCGGACAGGAAACGCCGAGGTATACGACACACGAACCGCCGCCGTACGCCGAAGGTGGGTAGCCAACCAGCGGGTCAACGGGTGCCCATCATCAGCGATGACCGACGTTAGGCTCACAAACCGCAGGGTAAGGGCCGCCACTGACAATCCGGACCATGCGCGCCGGAACCCTGGCGCCGTCTGGCACAGCGCCAACGTCGCCGTGTGACTGAGGTGCCCTCCGGCACCGGACGCCTCCTGGCTTGGAGTCCTGTGTGCCGTCGACCCGCCCGACGGGCACGCCCGGACCTTGCATGTCGACAAGCTGCACCGTAGCGTCGTGCGGAATTTGCTCCGCCGTGAACTGGTGTACCAGCATCCAGACTCGCCGAACCGCCTGGTGGGCTCGCCCGCATTGATGCACCTCGTCGTGAGCATCATTGCTGACCAAATCGCCGCGAACCGCAACGCCCGCTTCGGCGGCCAGGGACCTCTCGGGCTGCATCCACACACCGACGTGCCATCCGCTCACCGGATGGGCGCCGACCCGATCCCCGGCCGGGAGAACGTCGCCGGCTGGAAAGTCGACATCGGCGCACTCTTCCCGGTGCCCCAGGGAGACATCAGCATTGGCGATCTCGTCGCGTTCCGAGAGAGGTACACCGACGAGCGGGTGCGCCTGATGGTCACGGTTCAGGATCTGCTGCACAGCTTGCGGAATCTCCACCCGAACGACGCCTTCCTGCGGGTCAAGCACGAGATCGAGGAGGCCGTCCGTGATCTCCAGGGAGCTGCGCGGGCACGCAAGCTGACGCTGGTCAAGCAGTCGGTGGCTGTCACGGTGGCCACGACCGCAGTCGCGGTCGCAGCTGGCCTGCCTGAGACGGCGCTTCCGGCGTCGGCGCTGACCGTACTGGGCAATATCGCCGTGAATGTAGCGACCAATCAGACCCGCTACGACCGCAGCGGCAGCGTTGGAAGCCCTTCCGCCTACCGCTACCTGCATCGGGTCCAGAAGCAGTGAGTGGCTTCCCCGGACCAAAGGGAGCGTCTTCCCGCTGCCGACCAGTAATGCCGGGGATCAGAACGCGGGAAAGCCGGACCTCCACCGACGAGCCGAGGCGATCAATCAGGCCGGGTAGCGGCGGCGCATTGCTGCGCCGCCGCCCCCTTAGCCTCGATCCGTGGACCGGTTTCGAGTCGGCCGGTGATCGGGTGATTCGATCTTGGTGTTGGTTTGAGGGTGTGGTTGTGCTGCTGGTCTGCCCAGCGTTCTCGGTTCATGGTCGTGTGGTGAGCGTGGATGCGTGTGGTGGCCGGGGTGCTGTGCGCGGGTCGGGGTGTTTATGTGGTGAAGACGGCGTTCCAGAGGGTGAGCCATGCCTGGGTTCGGGGCCAGTGGCTGGGTAGGTGCAGCACGGGGCGGCGTTGTGGGCGGGCGAGTCGGGCCGGGATGTTGATCAAGTGGGTGCGCAGGGTGGCGCCTCGGGCCGTGGCGTAGCGGGCGGTGCCGGTGAGGGTGCCGGCGGCGCGGAGCAGGTTGTGGGTGATCGCGGCCAGGATGCACCAGGCTGTGTTGGCGTTGAACGAGCCGGAGGGCTGGTGGGCCCAGGGGCCGTCGATGAGGTCGGACCAGACGGTTTCGCAGGTGGCGTGGTGTCGGTGGGTGATGTCGGCGCTGGTGACGGGCTCGGGGTTGTTGGTGAAGAACGGGTGGTAGCGCCAGACCGGGAACAGGGGGTCCTGGGTGTTGGCGTCCAGGACGCGGCGGACGATGAGCCGGCCGGTGATGCGGTGGCGGGTGTCGGCGAAGGCGGTGTATTCGACTTCGGCGACGTGGGCGTCGGAGATCAGTTGCCCGGTGTCGGGGTCGGTGACGGCGCCTGGGTAGTGCACGGGCGTGTACTGCTCGTCGCCGATGGTGGCGATCGCGGCGTCGACGGCCGGGTTGCGGGCGATGGCGAACGAGAACTGCGCTGCGGCTTTGACGACCGCGGTGATGACCTTGCCGCTGCAGTAGGCGGAGTCGCCGCGTACCAGGATCTTTGCCGGGTCCGCGCCGCAGGCGATAGCGGTGTTGATGCCCTCGGTGAGCATGGACGCGGCGCCTTTGGCTGAGCCGGCGCGTCCGGCCCGTAACCGCACGCCGGCCAGCACGGGTGCCGCCGTCGCGGTGCAGATCGTGACGGCCAGGGGCGACAGGCCCCGGCGCAGGATGGTTTTGCCCGCGATCTTCGTGTGCCCGAACGAGGCGCCCTGCTTGGCGTGCCCGTATACCGGGCGCAGCAGTGAGTCGATGTCGATGAAGACGTGGTCGTTGATGCCGTCCAGCACCGGGGTCTGCTGCGCGAGGGCGACCAGGTGCCGGCGCAGCACCGCTGACAGTTGGCGGGTGTGGCCGTGGGTGAACTCCCGCAGGAAGATCCCCAACGTGGAATTGGCGTAGACCCGGCTGAACAGCTTCTTCATCCCACCGGACCGGATGACGTCCAGGTCATCGATGCTGTCCGCGCCGGCGGCCATCCCGGCGATGATCGAGGTCAGCTTCGGCGTCGGGTTCGCCGCACCGGACTTGAGCCGCTCGCAGGCGAACTGGACGTGCTCGTCCAACAGGCGGGACAACCCTGCCTGCTCCGCCAGTTCCAGCACAGGCACCAGCCCTGCACACGACACGAGATTGTCCTCGTCGAACACCGCGCTGTCCGCACGCCAGGCATGAGATCCTTGCACCGAGAGTGCCCTTCCGAGCTGGTGAGATTCGCGTTCTAGACAAACCCGATCATCCCAGCCCAGAGGGCACTCTCGTCATATTTCCACGCCGCCCCAGCCACAATGGACCAGCCCTCGTCCACGGATCCAGGCTTAGAACCGGACGTGCACGATTTCCATGCATCCGGCTCAAGCAAGCCCTGTGGCTCGCTGGCGTGCAGTTGGCTGGCCTGCCGTTTTGCCGGTGTTCCGGCGGTGGCAGTGGGTGTGGAGCAGACGGAGTTGCGGATCGTGCGGGGTGTTGTCCTGTCGTAGGCTGATGGTGTTGTGATCCATAGCTTTTCGCAGGCCGCTATACCATTGTTCCCATTCTCGTGGGGTTTGTGGTGGGCGGTCGGCGTGCAGGAGGAGTTGCCCGCAGTAGGTGCACCGGCCCTGCTGGCTGTCGAGCAGCCGTTGGGTGGTGCGGTCGACTGGGGGTTGCAGCGTCGGGCGTCGCCGTCGGCTGGTCCAGTAGTCGGTCAGCGCCGAGTCATCGGGTGACGCGGTGCCGGGGACCATCTGGTGCCGCACGATCCTGGTCCAGGCGAATTTCTGCAGGTAGGCGCCGCTGTCGCGGTCACCGAAGACCCACCGATCTCGCCGGGACTTGTTGAACATGCCGAAGTAGCGGGCGATGACCCAGCTTGTCGGCTTGTTCGGGTGGGTGTGCCTGGCCCATTTGTAGACCAGTTTCCACAGGTAGTGGTCCAGCGAGTTGAAGATTTCGCTGGACACCACCGTCCGGTAGTAGGCCGCCCAGCCCCGGATGATCGGGTTGAGGCGGGCGATCACCGCGGCGGCGTTGCTGCCGCGCAGTGCACGCACTTCGGTGCGTAGCCGTTTCCGGATCCGTCTGATCGCCGTTTTGCTCGGTTTGATCAGCAGTAGGCCGTGGTGGCGGCGGACGGTGAACCCGAGGAAGTCGTAGCCCTCATCGAGGTCGACCACGCGGGTCTTGTCCTCGTTGAAGGCCAGTCCTCGGGGCGTCAGCCATGCGGCCAGCCGCGCTTTGACCTGCATCGCTTCGTCCTTGGTGCGGCACATCGCGACGAAATCATCGGCGTATCTGATCAGCACCGGGCTGTCCGGGACGCTGGCCGCACCGTCGGATCCGATGGTGCGGTAGCGAACCCCGGCGGCGTGTTCCATCCCGTGCAGCGCGACGTTCAACAGCAGTGGGCTGACCACCCCGCCTTGAGGAGTTCCCTCCTCGGTCGGGGTGAACCGGCCCTGTTCAACTACCCCGGCGCTCAGCCAGTCCTTGACCTGTTCCCTGGCGGGGAACCCGCCGAGCTGGGTGAGCAGATGGTGGTGGTCGATGCGGTCGAACGCCGCTTTCAGGTCCGCGTCCAGCACCCAACGCCGGGCCGGGTTCTTGCCCTTGACGGTGTTGAAGATGGCCTGGATGGCGTCCTGACAGCTGCGTCCGGGCCGAAATCCGTAGGACCTCGGCTCGAACCGGGCTTCCCATTCTGGCTCCAACGCGGCCGCGACCCGGGCTTGCAGCACCCGGTCGACGAGCACGGGGATACCGAGCGGTCGGCGGCGGCCGTCCGCTTTCGGGATATACACCCGTTTGACGGGGCGGGCCTGCCAGGGCCGTAGCCGGCGGTGAATACCGTCCGCCAGTGCGGCCTTGTCCTGGCTGTGAAGGACGGTCCTGCCGTCCACGCCCGCTGTCAAACGTCCAGCGTTGATCTCCGTCACCCGGCGAACACTCAACAACGTGTTCGACCGGGAACGCAGCATCAACTTCTGCAGGTTCCGGACCCGCTTGTGGTCCCCCGCCTGCGATGCCGTGAAGATCCGTTGGCGCAGACGCCGTACGCGATCCTCGCAGGCACGCCAATCCACCGCGTGCCAGTCGAGGACGTCCTCCGGTCCGTTCACCACCCCCACAGGAGTGGCACCCAACTTGCCCTTCGGTTCCAGCCTCGTCGTCATCGTCTCTTTCACGGGCTCACCTGACCCGCGTCAGCCTGCTTTCGCAGCCGGGCACCCGGCCCGGTATCCGGCCAGTTATCCACGACACCGCCCAGAAGGAGACGGCCACGTCGTCGCGGTTTCCTGCCGCCTTTCGGCCACCGGCGTTCGCTTCTCAGGTCATCCTGTTCCCGCCCGGGGAGCTGGGCCTTCCTCACGGTCGGCTTACCGCCCGCCGTCACCGGCGGCGGACCCCGTCGGGGTTTCCACGTTCCACACTCACGAGATACGACCGGGTTGGGTGCCCTCTCTACCCCGGGGACCGGCGGTGCTTCCCTGACCAGATGCCGTGCCCGGCCAGCGCCTGCCGCCTCACGACGGCCCGTCCCAACACCCCGCCCGAACATCCCACCGCGCAGGGCCACTATTCACGAGGCATCAACGAAGGTTCACGCGATTCACCCGTCCGGTCTGCCCCTCACCCGTGGCCCCCTCGATGGGACGAGGACCCTTCGGCTTTCCCCTCGGGCTTCGCACCCCGCCGTTACCAGCAGCGCACGCCAAGGGCAGGGCCAGGCAGCAAGCACGCGCCTGGGACTACACAACCGACATCACGCCGGTCCTCCTAACTGCGAGTCCACTCGCAAAGTGCGACATCGTGTCGCAACGGCAGATCAGTGCATCGCCCTGCTAGATCTGACCGACGCGCAGTGGGAGATCATTGAGCTGATGCTGCCGCAGCAGCCAGCCGCCCGGACATCGGCGATCGCCGCTGCGGGCGGTCCCACCACCCCGGCAAGCACAACAACGATCGCCACCACAGAGGCCTCGCCATCGCATCACAGTGACCCACCAACCTAAGCGGCTTAGCCTAACGCCGGTTACGCCGCTTCCACTCCGCGACGAGCGGAGACACGGCCGCATGAACGTCCTTGACGCCGCCGATGACCACCAAAACCACGTCCACGTATCGCCTGAAGTCCTGGCCCGCCTGCTCAACCCTGTCGACGTTTCGGCGCTTGTTCGAGTCCTCGTGGCTCATCGGGAACTTCCCTCTCTTGTACCGAGGTGGCTGCGTCGGACGCACGGATCGAGCGACGCCTCGTGTTACGGTTTTCGGGCTACTCCGTGTTGCCAGTGAAAAAATATCAGCAACACAGTTCACGAGGAAGGGGTGTTGCCGTGAAATCCGGATCGGGTTCGGCGGTGGCGTTCGGCCGCGTGCTGCAGGCGGTACGCAAGCACCTGTCGAAGAACCAGGCCGACGTCGCCGACTCCTTCGACCCCAAGCTCTCTGTGGCCGCCGTTTCCATGGCCGAGAGCGGCAACCGCCCACCCAAGACCGAGGCGGTCGTCCGGGGCTACGCCGCCGCCTTGGAACTCGACGAGGATGCGCTGCTCGACCTCTGGTGGGCGATGCAGGGGATGGTCGCACTGGAGAGCGAGGCGGAAGAGCGCATGGTCAAGCAGTGGTGGCGCGAGCTGAGGCCGGGTTTGGACGCCTCACTCGACCTTCACTGCGCCGAAACCGCCGCCAAGACGAAGTGGACTCCGAACGACGACTATTACGCGCCTTCGGCGGCACTGTTCGCCCTAGCCGAGGCGATTTGCGGGATCCTGGCGCGCATGCTGGGCGAATCATGGAAGGTTAGCTATAAAGCCGAGATCGGCCTCCGTGAGCCCTCCGACGGCTACCCCGCAGTGGTGAACATCGAGCTGCGGGCACAGGTTTCGGACGAGTCTCTGGAGATGATGGCCGCCTTCGCGTGCCCTGAGCCCGTGACACGGCCCTTCCCGGCCCAACTGATGAGGGCGAAGCCTCAGGGAGGCCCCTCCCCCGACGTCGGATGGATCCTCAATGCGCTGATGGCGATGCCCGCCCGCGAACGAGCGGCCGTCGCCGGGTTCATCCACGGCCTGCGAGAGGGCTCCAGCCTCTACGGAGGCGGCGAAGACAAGTAACGGCGCCACCGACCACGAATCAAGGCCGTGGCTCAGCGGTCGGCGTGGGTCACCGAGTCCGGAAACCTGGGCCGCACTATGCGCACGCCGTCGGCCAGCAGCCCGCAGGCGAGGAAGAGCACCGCCATGCTGACGCCGGTCCGCCAGACGGCGTACCCGGCAGGCAGCGTGATCCACCAACGATGCGCAGTGCGGCACCGGCAGCAGCGAACTTTCCACGTGTTCTCCCCAGGCGAGACGCGGCGAACCCCTCCGCACCCGACGCTAAAGGCAAGGTGAGCACCTCGGATAGCGGAGGCCAAAAGCGAGCTCAGCACAGAGATCCGAGTGGTGGAACGGTTGGGGCGGACCAAGTCCGCTGAATCCATGGTCCGCCCCAACACCCCGTTATGCCAGTGGGTGTGGCTCACCGGTGAGTGCCGCCAACGCCGCAGCAACCTCGTGGACGGTTGCGCGTACGTAGGTGGCGGTGGTTCCGGCATCTCCCCCGCCGGCGGAATGACCGGCATAGGCCCGGGCGATGGCGTAGCCGAAGTTGCGCTCCACCCAGGTCAACGTGGTGTGCCGTAACCAGTGGGTGCTGATCTGCTGCGCGTGCACCCACGGCAGGTGCTCACCAATGCGCACCCACAGGTGGTCGTACCGCCGGTAGGTGATCGGCTGCCCGCTGCGGTACCGGAACAACGGTCCCATCTCGGTCGCGTGCCGCTGCTCGGCATGGCGCTGCAGGTACCGCATGAGTGTGGGCGACACCGGCTGCCACCGCACCGTCTCGCCCTTCTCCCGCAGCAGGATTAGGCACTGGTCCGGGTCCAGGTCAACCGGCCGCAAAGCGAGGGCCCCACCGCGACGGCACGCCGTCTCGGTGTGCAACCGCAGAAGCAGACTGTCTAACGCCGGATCATCACCCGTGGACGCCGCCACCTCATTAATCTCCGCCAACCGGGTATCCGCCAACGCTCGCCTGGTGCTCGGCAACCGCCGTGGCTTCGCCACCTTCAACGCCGGGTTCTCTGCCTCAGACAGGAGTCCGTCGGCGACCGCCCGCCGGTACAGGCACCGCAACGACGCGATCAGATGCTCCGCCGCGCTGCGCCCGCCCCGCGCGTTACGGCGGGCCACCACATGCGTCTTGACGTACTCCGCCAGCCGCTCGATCTCCGACGGTGTCGGCTCATCGATACGCCGCTGGCCCCACTGCTCGACCACGCGCTTCCAGTACGACCCGTACGCCCGCCGCGTCCCAGCACTCACCGCAGCGGCAACCACCGGCACATACTCCGCGAACGTCGGAGCCGGCGGACGATCGGACGTGGCCGCCACCAGATCCGCTGGAGAGATGCCCATCCGCGATAGCAACAACCGAGCGGCCTCCAGTTCGGCCTTGCCCGCCACGCCGCTCACGACTCACCACCCGCGAACGCCTCGTCCTGCACGCGCGCGACCACCGCGTCCAGAGAGGCCGGCGGGTGAAGCACGAGGCGTCCGGCCTTCGGATCGGCCGCCAGCAGCACCCGATCGCCGGCTGTCAGCCCGCACCACTGGCGGACCACCGCAGGCAACCGCACATGGCCCTCTTTCGTCACTCGGAACACCCCGCGCGGGTCAGGGTCGACGATGATCAGGCCGCCGCTTTCCCTGATGCCCAGCCTGAGGCCGGGAGCCCAGCCGAGGGCGATCATCACCGCCCGATCAGCGACGCGGCCATGCACGTCAAGAGTCGCCAGCCCATACACCGTGCTGCTGTCGCGAGTAGGAGCTAGTCGCGCCAGCGGCAGAGGCGGTCGCTTCATCGCGGCACGCGAGTCGCCGCGGATCTTGAGCCCGCCTGATGGAACCACCGCCGGGATCACCGAATCGATCGGCCGGTCTGTCATGACCCACCTCGCCCAACGACGAGGCTGCCACCAACGGCGGTAACAGAGAGTGAAATCAGGTGGTCAAGCATGCTTGACCACCTGAACGTCCAACGTCGCACGGTTGCTACGCGGGAGTGTCCGAGGGGGGACTTGAACCCCCACGCCCTATACGGGCACTAGCACCTCAAGCTAGCGCGTCTGCCATTCCGCCACCCGGACCTGCTCGTACAGCCTACCCTGTCAGCCGAGGTGATCTTCTCACCGGTTCGGCCGCCCCGGTGGGCCGCACGGGGGATTACTGTACACGGCCCAGATGGATCATGCACATCGCCGCCCTTGGGCCACGTTTCCGCTGGTCAGAGAGGCGAGGTGGCACGGCGCGCACGAGATCGGGCGTGCCGGGTAGCGTCCGAGCGCCGATTCCGGGCAGCATTGCTCACGTGTCCCACCCCTCCCCCCTGACCGCCGCGCAACACCAGGCCCTCGCCCTGCGTAGCGCGGGTGATCTGGCCACTGCCCGCCGTATCCTCGCCGACGCGATCACAGCGGCTCGACCGACGTACGGGGAGGACCACCCCGATGTGCTGGCCACCGGCCACCTGCTGGCCCGCCTGCATCGGGAGGCCGACGACCCGGCCGCCGCCCGGCGGGTTCTGGAGGAGGCGTACGCGGCCGGCGAGCGTCGCCGTGGTGAAGCGGATCCGCTGATGTTGGCGCTCAGCTTCGACCTGGCTCAGGTGGCGGAGGAACTGGGCAACCGGCACGAGGCCCGCCGCAACTACACCCGGGTGGCCACCGCCGGGCCCGCGGTGCTCGGGCCGGACCACCCTGCGGTACGCGCAGCCCAGCAGTACCTCGGCGGCTCCGCCGCCGCTCCCGGCATGCACTTCCGCGGCCCTGCCGCCGGTCCGCAGCACGACCCGTCGGCGTTGTCCGGGCCCACCATGTCGCTACCAGCCGTGCCCGCTGCGCACCAGCCGCCGGTCACCCCGCCCGGGCCCGGTGTCACCGCCGTTCCCCCGCCGGCACCACCGGCCCCGCCAGCGTCGGCCCCGCCGCATGCCGGTTCGCCCGGCACGCAGTGGGCCGGACCGGTTCCGGCGCGGCCGTCACCGTGGGCACCGCCCGCTACCGGTCCGGGTACGCACCTGCCCCCGCCGCCGGTCGTTCCTGGTCCGACGCCGCCCGGTACGGCTGCCCCCACCGCGCCGCTGCCACCGCCACCGGCCATCCGGGCACCCGCCTCGGCTCCGCCGGTGTCCGGCCCGTACAGCGGTTCGGGTCCGGTCAGCGCGCCGCCGGCGCGCGTCACGCCCGTCCCCGCGCCATCTTCGGCCGCCCCGGCACCGCCGCCGCTCGTTCAGCCGGCCGCACCGGCTTCGGCACCGCCGGTCCCGCCCCAGCCCGTCTCCGCGCCGCCCTCGGCCGCCGTGTTTGCACCGTCGGTTGTCCCGCCACCCGCACCGGCCTCGGCACCGCCGCCGGTGTCCATGCCACCCACGCCTAGTCCGGTTCCGCCGGTAGCCGCCCCGCCGCCTCATCTGCCGCCGGCCCCGGTCATTCCGCCTCCCAGCGGGCCGGTCTCGGCGGCGCCGGCGCCCGGCGCGGCGTCTTCGCCGACCCCGCCGGTGTCACCGCCGCGGGTTCCGGCGCCGAACTCCGCCCCGCCGGCGGCAGGTCCGCTGCCTCCGCCACCGTCGATCCCGGTGCCCGCCGCGCCGGCGGGCCCGGAGGCCGCGCCGGTTTCCGGGCCGCCGCTCACCGCGCCCGTCTCGGTGCCGCCGGCTGCACCCTCGATGAGCCCGGCCGGTCAGCCGCAGCGTGCGGCCGACCAACCGGTCGTACCCGGGCACGGCTCGGCCGACGGTACGCCCGCATCGCCGGCGATGCCCGCGCCACGTTGGGACAAGCCGACGGTCCAGGTGCAGCAGATCGGGCCGCTGCTGCGGGAGGAGGCGGAGCGGGCCGCGTCCGGCCCGGCCCCTGCCGCCACCCCGGCCGCCCCGCCGGTCAACACCCCGCCGGCAAGTCGCACGCCGGTCAGCGCGCCGCCGGCAAGCCGCCCGGCCGGCGGCCCGTACACCGGCGAGGCACCGCCAACCGGAGTAGCCGCCGAGGCGGCTCCGACGGGCGCTGCACCCGTCGCCGTGGCCCCGGCCGGAGGGACACCGGTGAGCGCGCCGCCGGTAGGTGGCCCACTGGCGGGCGCAACCCCGGTCAATGCCACGC encodes:
- a CDS encoding restriction endonuclease-related protein translates to MRGGPDTSVLDRRARITSAALRAAYAWSVRDRELRAFDEVARMTGVVMFELGPGRGPVAPLDLVRCLRRPLGALLPPIQDGDDGRYGIGVDEVVLLDGGDVLADAAYEIGSDYVREVISGLDPGRDWLPSWSWMRANDVENELFARLIGTADEAAYRTARQFLVECPAGREHLLAEECNRRQANRVARYVPVTEGQSYRCGERRWWWPCRVCGWPMDVRGQMVRCRYPYHTATYQVTDRGKGGPGLIAVDRRLPAGVGRGLPERYDADGAVQVEEPVWRFVVVPGATELRLARLLTEAGATVRLYPGCDRYDLDIVVGDRRWDVDVKEHATVEGLLRHIGENQPSARHIVLPDTHAGQVHAVREALPTYTILTEGQLVSQVKGAVRRRKRSAS
- a CDS encoding DUF6236 family protein — translated: MRNLLRRELVYQHPDSPNRLVGSPALMHLVVSIIADQIAANRNARFGGQGPLGLHPHTDVPSAHRMGADPIPGRENVAGWKVDIGALFPVPQGDISIGDLVAFRERYTDERVRLMVTVQDLLHSLRNLHPNDAFLRVKHEIEEAVRDLQGAARARKLTLVKQSVAVTVATTAVAVAAGLPETALPASALTVLGNIAVNVATNQTRYDRSGSVGSPSAYRYLHRVQKQ
- the ltrA gene encoding group II intron reverse transcriptase/maturase → MKETMTTRLEPKGKLGATPVGVVNGPEDVLDWHAVDWRACEDRVRRLRQRIFTASQAGDHKRVRNLQKLMLRSRSNTLLSVRRVTEINAGRLTAGVDGRTVLHSQDKAALADGIHRRLRPWQARPVKRVYIPKADGRRRPLGIPVLVDRVLQARVAAALEPEWEARFEPRSYGFRPGRSCQDAIQAIFNTVKGKNPARRWVLDADLKAAFDRIDHHHLLTQLGGFPAREQVKDWLSAGVVEQGRFTPTEEGTPQGGVVSPLLLNVALHGMEHAAGVRYRTIGSDGAASVPDSPVLIRYADDFVAMCRTKDEAMQVKARLAAWLTPRGLAFNEDKTRVVDLDEGYDFLGFTVRRHHGLLLIKPSKTAIRRIRKRLRTEVRALRGSNAAAVIARLNPIIRGWAAYYRTVVSSEIFNSLDHYLWKLVYKWARHTHPNKPTSWVIARYFGMFNKSRRDRWVFGDRDSGAYLQKFAWTRIVRHQMVPGTASPDDSALTDYWTSRRRRPTLQPPVDRTTQRLLDSQQGRCTYCGQLLLHADRPPQTPREWEQWYSGLRKAMDHNTISLRQDNTPHDPQLRLLHTHCHRRNTGKTAGQPTARQRATGLA
- a CDS encoding helix-turn-helix domain-containing protein, with protein sequence MKSGSGSAVAFGRVLQAVRKHLSKNQADVADSFDPKLSVAAVSMAESGNRPPKTEAVVRGYAAALELDEDALLDLWWAMQGMVALESEAEERMVKQWWRELRPGLDASLDLHCAETAAKTKWTPNDDYYAPSAALFALAEAICGILARMLGESWKVSYKAEIGLREPSDGYPAVVNIELRAQVSDESLEMMAAFACPEPVTRPFPAQLMRAKPQGGPSPDVGWILNALMAMPARERAAVAGFIHGLREGSSLYGGGEDK
- a CDS encoding tyrosine-type recombinase/integrase, encoding MSGVAGKAELEAARLLLSRMGISPADLVAATSDRPPAPTFAEYVPVVAAAVSAGTRRAYGSYWKRVVEQWGQRRIDEPTPSEIERLAEYVKTHVVARRNARGGRSAAEHLIASLRCLYRRAVADGLLSEAENPALKVAKPRRLPSTRRALADTRLAEINEVAASTGDDPALDSLLLRLHTETACRRGGALALRPVDLDPDQCLILLREKGETVRWQPVSPTLMRYLQRHAEQRHATEMGPLFRYRSGQPITYRRYDHLWVRIGEHLPWVHAQQISTHWLRHTTLTWVERNFGYAIARAYAGHSAGGGDAGTTATYVRATVHEVAAALAALTGEPHPLA
- a CDS encoding AbrB/MazE/SpoVT family DNA-binding domain-containing protein, giving the protein MTDRPIDSVIPAVVPSGGLKIRGDSRAAMKRPPLPLARLAPTRDSSTVYGLATLDVHGRVADRAVMIALGWAPGLRLGIRESGGLIIVDPDPRGVFRVTKEGHVRLPAVVRQWCGLTAGDRVLLAADPKAGRLVLHPPASLDAVVARVQDEAFAGGES